From Stigmatopora argus isolate UIUO_Sarg chromosome 14, RoL_Sarg_1.0, whole genome shotgun sequence, the proteins below share one genomic window:
- the LOC144088517 gene encoding histone chaperone asf1b-B: protein MAKVQVLNVAVLDNPSPFGNPFQFEITFECMEDLPEDLEWKIIYVGSAESEEYDQVLDSVLVGPVPAGRHMFVFQADAPNTGLIPESDAVGVTVVLITCTYRGQEFIRIGYYVNNEYTDQELRENPPIKPDYAQLQRNILASNPRVTRFHINWEGCAERMEDSENVDPSSNSMLPPSCLPGKAPPLGILPDNSMDCL from the exons ATGGCGAAGGTCCAGGTGTTAAATGTGGCCGTTCTGGATAACCCGAGTCCTTTCGGCAACCCGTTTCAGTTCGAGATTACCTTCGAGTGCATGGAGGACCTGCCCGAAG ACCTGGAGTGGAAGATCATCTATGTGGGTTCAGCAGAAAGTGAGGAATACGATCAAGTCCTCGACTCTGTCCTTGTGGGACCCGTCCCTGCTGGACGGCATATGTTTGTCTTTCAG GCAGATGCGCCAAACACTGGCCTGATTCCCGAGAGCGACGCCGTGGGCGTCACCGTCGTGCTTATCACCTGCACATACCGAGGTCAGGAGTTCATCCGCATCGGTTACTACGTCAACAATGAGTATACAGACCAGGAGCTCCGTGAAAATCCACCCATCAAACCAGACTACGCGCAG ctCCAGAGGAATATCCTGGCATCCAACCCACGCGTCACCAGGTTTCACATCAATTGGGAAGGCTGCGCCGAGCGTATGGAGGACTCCGAGAACGTGGACCCGTCGTCCAACTCCATGCTCCCGCCGTCCTGTCTTCCCGGCAAAGCCCCACCCTTGGGAATACTACCAGACAACTCAATGGACTGCTTATAG